The genomic interval TCCACAATAAATccgctgtgtgtgtgttcccttatactgacaggcatatacattgcactacataagtagtacaGTGCATTATGTACTCAATCAAGTgatctgcagtttttcacgtctgaggtgcatccgtgcccagcgctgcaggacgcgatgtctcgcatcccccatagttgagtctatgtagggatgcgtgatgcgcgaaaagaacagacatgtcctattttcccacggacccttcacacggtccattgaaacaacggctgtgtgaacggccacattgaattacataggtccgtgggacgaccGCTGTTTCAACTGCCGTCCCATGGACGTTTAacacattcgtgtaaataaggcttaAGACTAAAAGAGCTGACTGTAATGCCCACATACAAATAAACTGTGGGTAAAATTACGGCACACAATACGCAaagtaccaattatgtatatattttgtttAATAATTCTTTTAAAGTGAGGAATATTTTTAAGCTCTTATATTAAATTAGCTGTCAGAATTCCATTTAAGACCTGAGTATACCAGTCATTGCATAATTTAAAAAAGCCTCACAATTCCTCTTCAGCTGTAGATGTGTATTAGATGTAGTGCAGCCAGAAATGTTGGGTAACCTGCAGATTTTTGGGTATTTTTCCCTCTATAACTGTGCTGGGTAGGCGGGCTCTTCCTAGTGTGAGGACAGAGCTGCGCgctctgaccaatcagctgcCTCAGCGCTTTCACAGACCCAGAGAGTAGAGAGACTACAACGGTATTTTCACACGCAGAAAATCCATTCAATGTATCTGAATGGGGCTGTTTCTGGAGTTCTGCAAACCTCATTCAGATGAACGGGGCTGTTTCTGGAGTTCTGCAAACCTCATTCAGATGACGGGAGagtcgcagacatttctgcaagtGTCCTGCGAGTGAAATCACCCTAACATGACTCCTCTCTGCTGCGTCCCCAATGTGAAACTGAAGACAAGCTTTTCACTGACTGAAGAAGTCTCTGAATAGTTACAGAAAAGCCCACAAGGGCTGCCAGACGGTGAAAACGACGCCACTTTCCCCATATTCGACATATAAcatgctgaattttttttttttcccagattcCATTGGGTTCTGTAGATTTAGTATAAATCGATTTTCGGTGTGCTCCCTCAAGAGTGATGGCTGTGGGCAAAACCAGTCTCATTGCAGAACTCCAACCTCTACTACAATATCTTAAGAAACAAAACTtcaaataaggcctcatttacatggcGGTAATGCCGCCGCGAGACCCGGACCCCTGAAAATGAAGTGAACCAAAGTCAGATCATTGTAGATCCCTATGGTCTGGGTTTTGCAGCCGCACTATAACCACTGTAGACCTAAAGTTTATTCTTcgcttaaccggttcaggaccggacaccgtttagccatttttagcatgcgttaattaaacggctataactttttttatttattgggatggcgatgtgatttttgtgatgtttttttcgTACAcactgcaggtttcttttttttttttaatcatttttatacacttttttttgctattttggaATTTGAAGGGTTAAAGTTTGAAagtaatagtaaaaaaatttggactttggtaccgatacttcgtttagtattgcgatttcgataccaattcaatactttgccaacagtaataaaaaaaaaaaaaattcttccagtttctgatgtgaggcgagaGGTGTGagtatgaatttaacctccacgtgcctcacattaatagtaattaaccccatcatgtttctcagtcataatgggttaatatgtaaggtacatgatcgggttattactattaatgtgaggcacatgggggttaaattcatcatacctcgtacctcacaataagtgatagaaagcagtttttatttgatttatttacaacgtacacatcataaatgatgcaaaaaaatagttgtgcaggttattacggccgcgccaatacccaatatgtgtatattttatgtattgagacttattttaatgtttattgtaaaaaggtgtgtgtgtatttttttattttatttaacattactttgtttttactttattttttaaactttaatgtactggcatatatcgatattacagtacattagcctgtgtactgataggtatgtcctaacaactgcctgtgtacgaagtgtgccctaacaacaggaaatatggtaggacagccctggggtccttcaatggaccctgggctgtctgcctatatacggtatgtccctcaatcgtgtcacaggaattccctgtgacgcgatccaggggcatcccccccttctcattttccccagaATGCTGCGGTGGTGGTCAGCTGTGATcaaagcattcacgggaataacggcggagatgagaggtttctctgatctccgccgttatagagcagggctgcgactgtgtaatacagccattgccccgctcctgacaggaagtgcgtgtgcggtcagcatgaggtgatgcggccggcgctgcactaatgaggggcggttcaggcactgaagacagaacatgggggtgttttgcagtgcgtccaccatgttctgtcttcagtgctgccgctcattagtgcagtgccggtcaCATCGCATAATCCGGACCccgtgcacttgttgtcaggactcgggagcgcggcaatggctgtattacacagccgcagccccgctctcatacattcatgtgttacaatactgagctgtgcggccgtacagctaagtatcgaaatacatgaaataacggtatcaaacCGTTTGGGAATGCAGAGTATtgaaacagtatcaaagtttcgatgcattgtgcatccctaattcagacgtttttgattttgtgtgtgaatatacccttggggtatattcacacggcttattttcagaccaTAAACGGTCGAAAAACATCCAAAAgactggaagcagaacgcctccaaacatctgcccattgatttcaatgggaaaaactgtgttttgttccaatggggcgttttttacgcagccattttgaaaaacgaccaTGTAAAAAAAATCGCGAAAAAGAAgggcgtgtcacttcttgagacgtttttcattgactctatagcaaaacagctcaaaaactagctgtaaaaaatgcagcgaaaaacgcaagtttccTTAAAAAActtattttcggacattttttagtaagggtttgtgcacacaaaacaaaaaacttctgGAAAATAcggagcagatgtttgtaggcgttctgcttccgtttttcatgcgcttttcgaggcgtaaacaccccaaaatatgcctgaaaacactccgtgtgaacataccctaactggggcAGAACaggagccccagttacaggggtaatcagccctcttagggtatgttcacacgagggcgtcagttacggctgaaattacggggatgtttcagcctgaaaacatccccgtaatttcagccgtaacggcatgtgcaggcgcttgaacgccacgtcaattacgggcgtaattagcgctgctattcattggagtcaatgaataacggctccaattacggccaaagaagtgacaggtcacttctttgacgcaggcgtctatttacgcgccgtcatttgacagcggcgcgtaaatatacgcctcgtgtgaacagacaaacgtctgcccattgctttcaatgggcagatgtttgtcagcgctattgaggcgctattttcagacgtaattcggggcaaaaacgcccgaattacgtccgtaaataggccgtgtgaacataccctaatagtgactattgtcactaatagggttgtgctgggtctagttagacccagcagcagtctgtcagtaacggcacccggcgatcatgtgaccaataACATGATCGCCGGGACCAAAAGAGGCAGCAGCGCTGCCTCTATTTATATtgagcactgtatacaagtgatcagagaagatagaagccgcAAAGGCGGCTTCTATATTCTCCTCATGGTCCCTGGCAATCACTGACTGCCAgtgacccgacattcagcagcccgatcgctcgggcagcaagcaaCAACCGGCAGCGTAAATACTCTttggcgcaggttttaaggaccccaaCCGCCGGACGTTTATatacagccagcagtcgggaactGGTTAATAAAAAGTTgaaacatttttcaatatactttctgcatcaattcctcagttttcaagatctctgctttctgtaaTTGAATAGgaatcttcattgtttacttcaaaATCTTTCCTGGTCAATTGATGATTACAAAGGTGTCCTGTTTATTAGTTAGGCGGTATtcacacatgtttttttaaaGCGAACCACGGGGAAGAAAAGCTCTATGTTGCTGTGATTTTGCAAGAATCGCAGCAAAATGGCATGGTTTTGGACAGTTGTCAGAACTgaaacaagccgtgcacctgtgtgtccatcacatgactgggACAGATTGTTATCCACTGgacgtaaacaatgaaggttcctaatgaatatctgcaagcagagatcttgaagaattgatacagaaagtatattagaaaagccATTTAATTCTttaaaataattgtatttttcaGTTTACATAAAAAGGTTAGTAAATTCTTATATTTTAGTCATTTTTGAgatatatatagttttctttgCCAATTACATTTAACATAAAAATTCTGCCATCTCCTCTTTGTAATTCGCAGCTTAGGGACTGTtcgcatctgcattggaggctccgttaagaGCCTCCGTCGTAGACCTGGCAAAGATTacaatagcgtagcatgctgctctattgtttccggtaaagccACGGAGACACCAATGGAACCcagtaaagtcaatgggttccgtcggccaccGGTGGTATTTTTGTGTAACCCATCTGAACTCCCCTTTCTGGTaggaggaatccagaagaatttagTGTTCGGTCTGAATAGAGAATAAATCATATAAAGCATTATAAGATAAGTAGAGCATTGTATTCAGAAATATATTgaacattttatgtagatttatACTGCGTAATATTGTACAATAGTGATGTATTCAGAACTGAAAATTCAGCTTTAGCCCTCACACCTAAGTACCACAACAGTTGTAGAGCTTAAGCCTGGGCTGGAAATGACACCATGAAAAACGAACATGTACCACCTTGGCAGGCAACATAGGGAATACTACAACCAACCACAGCAGTCGCTGCTAGTAGAGGACAGTGGGTAATAGCGGAAATAGCAACATTCAGGTATGTAAAACATTGGGAAGAAGTAACGCTCCATGACACTCATCCAAAGATGAATTTTAATTTTTGAATTTAAATTGACCAAAAACAGTCTTTGGTCTAGTTTGCAGCAGACATACAGTATTTGGGGGAAGTATAAACCACAACTGCCCATCATGGGGCTTAAAAGCTGTGGAAACTTtttaatgtttcatttttttttttttaaatcaatgtgttttgttttttcaagctCTTTAATTGACTTAttaacaatgtgttttttttttactttttaaagatagaagctgtatttttCTCTCTGTCGATTCCGTCAGTTGAACTGATGGTTTGgatgaaagctggtcctgcgtgtctctgtcaAAGAGGATCCACctcatatcgatcacatctaaattcatcgaCTTAAATGTCATcaatattaggtggatcctggGTGTCAGAAACACGCAAGACCCGCTCACCGCtgtgccgtcagttcagctgaattgATCGGATTGGCTGAGAGAAAACAATacggcttctatgtatacaggatacatagaagacatatcgtataaaagtaaaaatatatttttaataaaagtaaattcaaaaagtgcttacaatctcaaaacacattgatttaagagaaaagatagatatatatatatatatataaatatgttggAGCTTTTCAGATGACCCTCTTTTTCAAAATAGTACTGGATGAGTCTGGCAGGCAATCGCACCCCCTGCACGTTCATAGAGATATCATGGCAGCCACCAAACTTTCAGCCAGCTGTACGTTCTAGAAGGGTTATATGTGAAGGGTGTGCTTCTGCATATAGCAAACTtaaaacaaatataataaaaagtactTGAAATGAGCTATTAAATTACAAACAAAACTAATATGTAAAAAAACCAACAGATCCCCTTTAATGAGCTGAAACATGCTGAGATTATGACGATCACATGAACTGGTTGTCACTGTCCCCACTGGTATTCAACATAAACAGTTAACACACAGAGAAACTCTAAAACGTTTTTAATTTATATCTGGAATAAATTATAATCTGGAATATAGACCAGTTGGAACATACAGTATGCTAGTGACAAGAAGGCATCTAAGCAGGGAGACCAGTCGCGATATATTGCCTTTATTACACTACAGGGGATTGGCAATTACCATGACCCCTTCAAGCACAAAGCCAAATCCCTCACACATACTATTCAAAACTGGATCCATTGAAAATCCTTGTGTGTCAGAGACAGCTGCCGATCTCTCTCCTTTGGTCTTTTAGAAAGCAATGAGGGAAGAAAGGGTAAATCAAAAACAAATCTTTATACACAGTGAGGAAAGGGCTTTCCTCTTGTTCCTCAAACAAAATGATAACACGTGACCCCCACGAAACCCGTCGTAGGGACTGGTGTGGGTGTCAACTTTGTAGAGATGGTTCTTCCTTTGCCGAAGTGGAGAAGAATGCAAGGCCATGCTCTGCAGACCTCTCCTGCAAGTGAAAACATTTGTCACTTGGGAAAACACCAAAAGGAACTCTGCAATAACTCCCTGCGGTCTTAGGTTCCCATCTGGGCTTCGTGCCCATCCATTGGGGAAAGACAATGCACTGCTACATGCTGCCTTCCCAACCTTACCTGGGCAAAGATGCCACGATCCACAGTCAGTAGCAGcggttattaaaaaaaagaagaaaagaaaatgttTGTAATGAGAATTGGTGTCTCATTTCTCTCTACCTGTatctttatgtattttatgtactttttttttccccccattttcCTTCTTTTTTCTCAAATATCCTTGGGGGGAGATAAAAATAGATATTTATCATTCGTCCGTGAGATCCTGTACAAAGAGAAGCTGTGATCGACTGAGTCCAGCCTCTTGAAGGGTGGGAGGCACAGAGACTTCCTCAGTGGGAAGGCACGGCAACACCCTCCGAGGAAAATTCGCCACGATCTGGAAATGTTCTGGAGTCTCTTTCAAAGAGAAGAGAAAATCATGAATTACCTGAAACAAAAGGAAAATGAAATATGGTCTGTTAACACTCGGAAAGTAAAGAGTCCTTCCAAATAATAGACCTTATTACACCAATGGAAAACACATGTAACCAGTATTAAATAAtccttgtaaggctgggttcacacaccctatttacggatgtaattcgggcgttttagcctcgaattacgtacgaaaatacggcaccaaagtgtcggcaaacatctgcccattcatttgaatgggctttacgatgttctgtgccgacggtcattttttttacgcgtcgctgtcaaaagacggcgcgtaaaaaagatgcccgcgtcaaagaagtgcctgtcacttgttgagacgtaattggagccgttttccattgactccatgttaaaacagttccaattacgtccgtaatggacgcagcgaaaagcgcctgcacttgccattacgtctgaaattcaggagctgttttctcctgaaatttcagccgtaacggaggctgccgtgtgaacatacccttacatgggaTCAGTATCGTATAGATTGAAGCATATACAGAAATCGAGAAACCCAACCCCCATCTCATGGGGTAGTGTGTGAACATGCTCCTGGAGTTGTTGGTCATAATGCAGTGACATAAAAGGGATTTCCACTATTAACATTTAGCGACAATCCATAGGACAGTTTCAAGATCTCCTATAGGATTGGATGTAGTGGCCCGCGTGCCCACTGCTCCATACAATTCCTCCCTTCCACAGCCGCCCATAAAACAGGGAACAGAGGTCCCATATTGTAGCGATTAGTGAGGACAAGTGATAAATGTTAATAATAGGGAAAATTCCCTTAaggaatcccccccaaaaaattcatGTCTTAACAAATTACCAAAGTTGCAAAGAGTTTGTTAGACATGCAAACTTACTGAAAGGGACTGTGTGAAGAGGAACCTTCGCTCCACTCTAGTGTCATTTGGCATCTTGAAAACGATTTTCAGactgtcaggatggtccggctccgGCTCTGCAGGCAGACATTCAGAtctgcgctccttctcttcttgcAGGTTCTGTTAAAGAGGGCACATTTAGAGTTATTCGCGCTGCTGAAGCGGAATTTTGGGCTTTTCCTCCTAATACAGTGCTCCATATATGAGAACCTATTCTCTCTAATGTCAGGTGTCACAATGGAAGTGCCAGCTTGAAGCTGGCCTTTATACGGGCAATTGAACGGACTCAAGTCACTGTGACGCATTAAACTTCTCCAGTCCTTTAATAAGATTTGAATTGCATCACCCATCACACATACATAGATTATATTCCTTTGCTTTTTCTTTTAgcgttttggggaaaaaaatggcaaaacCATCAAATTCAATGTTTTTGTCAATTATTTTGTAGAAATGTACTGCTTTGCATACGGTCAGGTGGATTATTAGGTTAATAAGTCACTCTTTGACACTCACTCTTTTCTTCCTCTCCTCTGCCTGCAGTCGTAGttgtacctcctcctcctctcgtCTCTTCTGCTcctgtttttctcttttcttacGTTCCTTCTCTTGGTCGGCTTGCAGGGATGCTAGATATGCCTCATCCTGCTGTTGTCTCAGCACCTGTGTCTGGTTCCTCTCCTCCCTGAAAATGACAAGTGTCCAAACCTAATGTAAGCCCATGTCTTCACCCATTTAAAGACTCCCGACAGTCGGACAAACCGGTTAACAATAAGACACATTCTGTCATACCACAGCCACTTCATCCTAGAGAACTAGAACATCAGTACAACTGTTAGACTTTTAAAGAAATCGCTActatttatatggatttttttaaattttatattaGCCAGACTGTGCCCCAGTATATGAGACAAGGTTTATTGACTGATATATTCCTCATTATGAGCACATCCCGTAGCATTGAACTTGAGATATAACTACGTGTGCATTGATGCTGGTATGTGCTGGCGTCACATTCTGTTATACTCAGGACAATGTGTCAAACTCCCCACTGTTCCAGAACTACGAGTCCCAGCATGCCCTATACATGCTCATTTGTGCGTGGCTAACACAACCATGTGATAACGCTACTGAAATCAGATAAGCATATGGCATCAAGGGACCTAGCGAACAATTCCTGTGGCATCTAATCAGAGACTGAAGTTACTGGCCGCATCTTTGCAGTTCGCTCATGAAAATGCTTTTACCTTTTGATCGGTGTTGACATATGGACAAATCATCATTCACATCAATGTCCACATGGAAAGTGCCACTAGATCAGGCAGTTAGGGTATGGATATAGAAGTAAAGTTTTATTCTACTGCTCCAAATCTTTCAATCTTGAATCATTGTGAATCAATAGTGTTGGATTATAGGAACCTTATtataacatacaatatatatatatagtaaaaaaaactattgcagaaaatatttattattatatcttTGACATCAGCAAAGGAACCGTTCCGCTCTGTAACTCACCTTTCGAGTCTCTCAGACACCAAATAAGTCTGGTTGGCCTCGATTATAAATGTCAGTTGATTTATTAAATCCTGTGGCTGAATTAACCCCTCCAGCCTCCCAACAACAGTCATCCTGCGGTCCTTTAGCGTTATCATGGCCAGAAATGGATAAGTGTTCTCACGTAGTGCCTGTGAAACTGCGTTAACAGAAAAAGAAAATGCTTATTATTAGGACATTAAATGTTGGGGTTTTTTTCCGTCTGTCTGGGTGGTTGGTGAGATATAGAGGGGTAAAGGGTGAGATacagaggggagggagggaaccCTGTTACATCCAGATTTACATAATAAATCACACAACAGGAAGTCAAAGTATGAAACTCACCTCTGAACCCCTCCGGCTTGTTGGTCGAGCAGGCCCAAAACAGCATTCTGCTATTGACGAACTGAGTGACTTCTGTTGTACAGAGTGTGTTCCTATAGAAAACAAATACCAACTAGAAGACCAAAATTTCCTGTGACAACAAATATATGAAACAGAGAGTAGTACTCACCTGCAAAACTCATCAGAATCCTGATGATCCTCCCCATGCAGATATACTAATAAGAAGCGCAGCTCCTGTTTGGCATCATTAAGTGCCTGCAAgagagtaaaaaaaagaaatcaatgAAGCTGCAATTACATGGAAAACTACAATCCATTCTCCAGGCCACAGCAGGAGTTTCCCCTTGGTCAATGCATACTGAGCTAGTGAAGTTGCATTACCCGTTACCTCAGTATGCATTGTTCAAAGCTCGTACCACAATCGCAGAGTGAAAACCGTGCCACAACTGCAGCCGTTTTCATACACAAAATGTGAAGAAGGTTTTCAACAATCCCATTCACTTACATGGAATACCTGGATGATGCAGTATTTCCACTGCACGAAGTCACAGCAGTGACCAAATAGAGAGTAAACCACTGC from Rhinoderma darwinii isolate aRhiDar2 chromosome 3, aRhiDar2.hap1, whole genome shotgun sequence carries:
- the FAF2 gene encoding FAS-associated factor 2, whose product is MAAPEERELSQEQTEKLLQFQDLTGIESMDQCRQTLQQHNWNIEAAVQDRLNEQEGVPSVFNTTPSRPLQVNTADHRVYSYVVSRPQPRGLLGWGYYLIMLPFRITYYTLLDIFRFAIRFIRPDPRSRVTDPVGDIVSFIQMFEDKYGRTHPVFYQGTYSQALNDAKQELRFLLVYLHGEDHQDSDEFCRNTLCTTEVTQFVNSRMLFWACSTNKPEGFRVSQALRENTYPFLAMITLKDRRMTVVGRLEGLIQPQDLINQLTFIIEANQTYLVSERLEREERNQTQVLRQQQDEAYLASLQADQEKERKKREKQEQKRREEEEVQLRLQAEERKKRNLQEEKERRSECLPAEPEPDHPDSLKIVFKMPNDTRVERRFLFTQSLSVIHDFLFSLKETPEHFQIVANFPRRVLPCLPTEEVSVPPTLQEAGLSRSQLLFVQDLTDE